In Gracilinanus agilis isolate LMUSP501 chromosome 1, AgileGrace, whole genome shotgun sequence, the sequence tagGTAAAGAAAATCACTTTCAAACTATTTAAGAGAAAGCATTGTAGAAGCAAGATACTCCAAGAAGCTGAGACAACAGCTCATTAGTCTTCCAAACTTTCATTGATCTCCCAGCTCAGCCAACCCCAAACTATCCTCAGCATCACCATGACCTCCTGGAGGTTGGTGCCTATTACCCTGGTCCTGCTCTGCTCCAGCATCCTCTGCTCCCTGGGCTGTGACCTGACTCAGGGACTCCAGGAAGACTTCTCACTTCTTAACCAAATGAGCACATTTTCCCTGGTGTCATGTCTGAACGACAGGATCAACTTCAACTTCCCAAAGGAAGCCCTGGATGAAAGCCAACTCCAGAAGGAAAATGCCACAGTCATTGTTCTTGAGATGGTTCAGCTGATCTTTGCTCTCTTCAGTCAAAATGCCACTCCTGCCAC encodes:
- the LOC123231254 gene encoding interferon alpha-16-like; translated protein: MTSWRLVPITLVLLCSSILCSLGCDLTQGLQEDFSLLNQMSTFSLVSCLNDRINFNFPKEALDESQLQKENATVIVLEMVQLIFALFSQNATPATWNQTQVMQLLIGLDQQLEQLERCLGQDIEWKKSSLGTENSKLALKSYFQGISQYLQGKEYSRCAWEIIRVEIRRIFLFMNKLTRKFRN